One Gossypium hirsutum isolate 1008001.06 chromosome A11, Gossypium_hirsutum_v2.1, whole genome shotgun sequence genomic window carries:
- the LOC107899426 gene encoding formamidase isoform X1: MAHYVAKVVVPIDLKKKPWEQKHPLHNRWHPDIPVVAEVKDGEVFRVEMVDFSGGGITSDYSAEDVKHADQSIVHYLSGPIRVVDKNETPAMPGDLLAVEICNLGPLPGDEWGYTATFDRENGGGFLTDHFPCATKAIWYFEGIYAYSPHIPGVRFPGLTHPGIIGTAPSMELLNIWNEREREVEENGHKSLKLCEVLHSRPLANLPSTKGCHLGKIKKGTAEWEKIAKEAARTIPGRENGGNCDIKNLSRGSKIYLPVFVEGANLSTGDMHFSQGDGEVSFCGAIEMSGFLELKCEIIRGGMKEYLTPMGPTPLHVNPIFEIGPVEPRFSEWLVFEGISVDESGRQHFLDASVAYKRAVLNAIDYLSKFGYSKEQVYLLLSCCPCEGRISGIVDAPNAVATLAIPTAIFDQDIRPKAGKVPIGPRLVRKPDVLRCSYDGNLPTTKNPAASM; this comes from the exons AAGAAAAAGCCATGGGAACAAAAACATCCCCTCCACAACCGGTGGCACCCCGACATACCAGTTGTTGCAGAGGTTAAAGATGGAGAGGTTTTCAGAGTTGAAATGGTGGATTTCAGTGGAGGTGGAATAACAAGTGACTACTCTGCCGAAGATGTCAAGCATGCTGATCAATCTATT GTTCATTATCTGAGTGGGCCTATAAGAGTTGTAGACAAGAATGAGACACCTGCCATGCCAGGTGATCTTCTTGCAGTGGAAATATGTAACCTGGGTCCTTTACCGGGTGATGAATGGGGTTATACAGCAACTTTTGACAGAGAAAATGGAGGAGGGTTTTTGACGGACCATTTTCCATGTGCAACAAAAGCTATTTGGTATTTTGAAGGAAtctatgcctactctcctcatatACCGG GGGTGAGATTTCCGGGGTTGACTCATCCGGGAATAATTGGAACGGCACCATCAATGGAACTTCTGAATATATGGAATGAAAGAGAAAGAGAAGTAGAAGAAAATGGCCACAAGTCCCTAAAACTATGTGAAGTTTTGCATTCACGACCATTGGCAAACCTTCCTTCAACCAAAGGCTGCCATTTGGGGAAG ATAAAAAAGGGGACTGCTGAATGGGAAAAGATTGCTAAGGAGGCTGCGAGGACTATTCCAGGAAgagaaaatggtggaaattgtGACATAAAAAACCTTAGTAGAGGTTCTAAAATATATCTTCCCGTGTTTGTTGAAGGAGCTAACCTTAGCACTGGTGACATGCATTTCTCTCAAGGTGATGGTGAAGTCTCATTCTGTGGAGCAATTGAGATGAGTGGTTTTCTTGAGCTTAA GTGTGAAATTATAAGAGGTGGAATGAAAGAGTACCTTACTCCAATGGGGCCAACCCCTCTTCATGTAAATCCGATCTTTGAGATCGGACCAGTGGAACCGAGATTCTCGGAATGGTTGGTTTTTGAGGGAATAAGCGTGGATGAGAGTGGAAGGCAACATTTCCTTGATGCAAGTGTTGCATATAAACGTGCAGTGCTCAATGCTATCGACTACCTCTCCAAGTTCGGGTACTCGAAAGAACAG GTTTACCTTCTGCTATCCTGCTGCCCTTGTGAAGGAAGGATCTCCGGAATTGTAGATGCACCAAATGCTGTTGCAACTCTTGCAATTCCAACTGCCATCTTCGACCAG GACATTCGTCCAAAAGCCGGAAAGGTGCCGATAGGGCCTCGGCTAGTGAGAAAACCAGATGTTTTAAGATGCAGTTATGATGGAAATCTTCCCACAACGAAGAACCCAGCTGCCTCAATGTAA
- the LOC107899426 gene encoding formamidase isoform X2 produces the protein MAPPTPRLVVSVDLKKKPWEQALPLHNRWHPEIPPVAHVKVSEVFRVEMVDWTGSVIKDDDSAADVKFIDLSTVHYLSGPIRVVDKNETPAMPGDLLAVEICNLGPLPGDEWGYTATFDRENGGGFLTDHFPCATKAIWYFEGIYAYSPHIPGVRFPGLTHPGIIGTAPSMELLNIWNEREREVEENGHKSLKLCEVLHSRPLANLPSTKGCHLGKIKKGTAEWEKIAKEAARTIPGRENGGNCDIKNLSRGSKIYLPVFVEGANLSTGDMHFSQGDGEVSFCGAIEMSGFLELKCEIIRGGMKEYLTPMGPTPLHVNPIFEIGPVEPRFSEWLVFEGISVDESGRQHFLDASVAYKRAVLNAIDYLSKFGYSKEQVYLLLSCCPCEGRISGIVDAPNAVATLAIPTAIFDQDIRPKAGKVPIGPRLVRKPDVLRCSYDGNLPTTKNPAASM, from the exons ATGGCTCCTCCAACTCCAAGGCTAGTGGTGTCAGTAGATTTGAAGAAGAAGCCATGGGAACAAGCTCTACCTCTTCACAATCGTTGGCACCCTGAAATCCCTCCGGTTGCCCATGTTAAGGTCAGTGAGGTCTTTAGAGTAGAAATGGTAGACTGGACTGGAAGTGTCATAAAAGATGATGATTCTGCAGCTGATGTAAAATTCATAGACCTCTCCACT GTTCATTATCTGAGTGGGCCTATAAGAGTTGTAGACAAGAATGAGACACCTGCCATGCCAGGTGATCTTCTTGCAGTGGAAATATGTAACCTGGGTCCTTTACCGGGTGATGAATGGGGTTATACAGCAACTTTTGACAGAGAAAATGGAGGAGGGTTTTTGACGGACCATTTTCCATGTGCAACAAAAGCTATTTGGTATTTTGAAGGAAtctatgcctactctcctcatatACCGG GGGTGAGATTTCCGGGGTTGACTCATCCGGGAATAATTGGAACGGCACCATCAATGGAACTTCTGAATATATGGAATGAAAGAGAAAGAGAAGTAGAAGAAAATGGCCACAAGTCCCTAAAACTATGTGAAGTTTTGCATTCACGACCATTGGCAAACCTTCCTTCAACCAAAGGCTGCCATTTGGGGAAG ATAAAAAAGGGGACTGCTGAATGGGAAAAGATTGCTAAGGAGGCTGCGAGGACTATTCCAGGAAgagaaaatggtggaaattgtGACATAAAAAACCTTAGTAGAGGTTCTAAAATATATCTTCCCGTGTTTGTTGAAGGAGCTAACCTTAGCACTGGTGACATGCATTTCTCTCAAGGTGATGGTGAAGTCTCATTCTGTGGAGCAATTGAGATGAGTGGTTTTCTTGAGCTTAA GTGTGAAATTATAAGAGGTGGAATGAAAGAGTACCTTACTCCAATGGGGCCAACCCCTCTTCATGTAAATCCGATCTTTGAGATCGGACCAGTGGAACCGAGATTCTCGGAATGGTTGGTTTTTGAGGGAATAAGCGTGGATGAGAGTGGAAGGCAACATTTCCTTGATGCAAGTGTTGCATATAAACGTGCAGTGCTCAATGCTATCGACTACCTCTCCAAGTTCGGGTACTCGAAAGAACAG GTTTACCTTCTGCTATCCTGCTGCCCTTGTGAAGGAAGGATCTCCGGAATTGTAGATGCACCAAATGCTGTTGCAACTCTTGCAATTCCAACTGCCATCTTCGACCAG GACATTCGTCCAAAAGCCGGAAAGGTGCCGATAGGGCCTCGGCTAGTGAGAAAACCAGATGTTTTAAGATGCAGTTATGATGGAAATCTTCCCACAACGAAGAACCCAGCTGCCTCAATGTAA